The genomic stretch agcCCCAATTCTTTCTCCGTAAATGGCCACTTTAGACTTATCTAAGGATGGCAACACATGGCCTGTGAGCTGCACCCTAACAGGAACCATATGTTAGTCACAGCACTCCCTCTGAGGGGTGTGACGTGGCCTCAGAACGGTGTCCAACAAAGAACTCTGGTCCACCCCTAATCAGGGAAGCCTACTAGCCATCCCTGAACAAGGCGTTTTCTAGGTGCCCATCAAGCTTCTCTGTTAACAAAAGTCAGAAACCAGGAGAAGATCCCAAAGGGATCCACCTGAGCTCAGACTAAAGGCTTTGCAGAAAAGCCACACTAGCCAGGACACATTCCAAGACAGGTTAGTCGGGGCGGGGGGGTCCCATGTTTCTCCATGGCATAGAGGTTAAGAACACAGACTTGAGAACTAGACTGCCCAGGTTTGAACCCTGATTTCACTTATCAACTGTCAAAACTAGGGCAAGTTATTTatgctctctgtgcctcagtttcctcaactgctGATTGAAAGATTAAATGGGCTAATATTCATAAAACATTTGGGACAGTGGCTAATGCATATAGCTGCTAtgtaatgtttgttaaataaattatctaCTGAGCATCGTGGCGCTCATACCCTCGGGTATGGTGAGAGGGCGGTGATAAGGCTGGGAGCTGCAGGTTCTGCGTAAGTGTTTAAGTGAAGAGCGCCTAGCCTAGATTAGTAAGACCGGACTTGGGGGGCTCCAGGCCTCATCCTGGTACCCCAAAGCCCCTCTGATCTCGAAACAGATCCTGAACCGCCCCACATGGCCTTGTTCCAGGCCCAGAACTGGAATTGGGCAGAGGCCACATCCCAGCCTTGAGTTCTCACACTAAGTGTGCAACAGTacccccaggccctgtgctgtgGCCTACACCAAAGGAAGGGCTTATATCAAAGGAGTTAAATTTATTTGCACTAGGGATAGAAGGCAATTTCCTCCCTGAAATCTTGGCTCTCCAGGCTTCCCTTGCTCCACCCTCAAAAAACATGCAGGATATGAAATTGCTGAGGCATTGCTACTCCCTACTTCCCTTTGTCATCTTAGTtccctcagttaaaaaaatattttgccttgATGATCATTTCTCAACACCTCTTCAGCCCAGGAGCCTCCGAAGTCCCTACCAGGTCAGCTCTCCCCCTGCGGCTGCTCCCCACCAGGAGGATGAAGGTCTCCCCCGCCAGGAGGATGAAGGTCTCCATGGCAgccatctccctcctcctcatcctcatcaCCTGTGCCCTGGGGCGCAAGGCTGAATTCTCCTCACGTGAGTGCAACACCTTGTCTTCCTTCCAACCTGGCCCCTGTGGGGAAAGAAGCAGGAGTAAGCTTGCTGGGGATATAAGGAAGAGGGGCTCTAAAAGGAGGTCTGGGGTCTTCTTCAACTGGTTTCGTCCTTGCCCTCCAGGACCAGGCCCCGCCATGGAGTGAGGCCTGTCTCTCCACTCCCtcagttcctctctctctgccattaaGTAAGAGGGGCCTACCCCATCTGGGGGACATTATCCCCAGGGAGATAGAGGAACAatttgggaggggaccctcaaaGCCATTTGTCTGCTTGCCTCCTGAGACTGGGGCCACCTGTTTCCAGAGTCAGCCCCACCCCGTAAGAGCAGCCTTGCTTAGGTGTGGGCTGAGGGGAACCACAACAGTGCGGGTCCCACCTCGACCACCCTTTTCCAGCTTATTTCTTAGGATGAGCTGCCTTCACACACAACCAAAACCATGCCTCACCCTTCAATTTtacctcctctccttttctgaacctggggggagacagagacaaTTGTTGAAATAAAGCTGGTCTAACATGAACGGGAATCTGGGCAGTTTGACTTGCCTCTCTGAGGAGGCGTTTGGAGCTCAGAGGGATAGAGTAGGAGTAGTCTCGGGGACCAGCAGACCCCTTATCCCATTCTTCGGGAAAGAAGGATGTCAATTGGGTAAAAGAGCAGGCCTTTCCCTCCCCACCTACGTATGCGGCCGCCCCTGGCGACCACAGAGGCCACTGCCCGGACACTCCCAGTTCTGTCCAGGTTAGCCGCATAACGTGCAAACCCCCATCACTCCACTCCATGACCACGCTGCTTCCTTTTCTCCAGGGCCCTTGGTCAGAAATGCCCTTCCTGCTACCTCCATAAATCAAGCTTGACTGAACGTGTGATTTCCACTGTCCCCCTCCCGCACCTCCTGTAAGAGCCATGAAATTTCAGAATCAGAAAATCGCTGGCAAGTTCACCTAATCCAgtgatgtttaacatttttttagatcGTGGGAACTTTCTTCAAGCAAAATCTTACTCAGAAACCTAATAAGTAAAAGAGCGAAAAGGGCCAAAAAGGGTACTATCCCCAAAACTCTACTCCTAAATGCATCAGTATCTCTGAAATAGACCCCAAAGCCCCCAGATCCCAGGAAGCTCAGTGTAAAAACCACCAATCCAGTCCAACAGCCAcattgacagatgaggaaactaacgGGAATAAAGTTGCCATGGGCACAAAGCCAGCAAAGGCGAGGGGTGGTTGGGATCTGGGTGTCTTGACTCCCTGTCCTTGGACCTTGGTGtcagcttccttccctctttGCAGGACAGGAGTTCAATGGGGACACAGGCAGAGAGGGCAGATTGGGAGTGGCTGGGTCTGCACTCCCAACTGGCACGTGTCCCTGTCCCCCATGGGCATTTCTTCCAAATACTCCTCTTATGTGGAACATTTGCGCGAGCCTGCCCCACAGGAGTGGTGTGTGGTCACTGAGAAGATTTGGGTTTTGCTAATCTTCAATCCAGAGTTGAAGGTCATCAGCCAGTCTTTCTAGGAGAGATTGAAGAACGGGAAGGCAGGTGATTGCTGatgtgggaggagggaaagaagagccAGAGGACTGGGAATCCGCACAATCCTATCTCCGAATTCCGAGggaccccctcctccttccttccctcttccagccTCTGTCGTGCAGAAACAGCTGGCAGGTCTGGCCTTTAACAAAGAGCCCCGGCTCAGCTTCCCTCCTGCTTTCTCCTCAGGTGGACCTTACCACCCGGCCGAGTGCTGCGTCAGCTACATTGCCCAGGCAATCCCACGTCACCGGATCACAGATTATTATGAGACCAGCAGCCAGTGCTCCAGGCCTGGGATTGTGTAAGTGGCCCCACACACTCTACTGGGGGACAGGGAGCCTGCAAGCCTGAGGCGGGCCGGGGAGGCCCAGGAATGGAGACTCCCCAGAGCACCTCTCAGGTGCAGCAACGGGCAGCAGAGAGGCAAGCTGGGGGCTTTCTGGACTGGCTGAGCCTGCAGGGAGCCAGAGCAAGCCCAGAGGCATCAGCGGAGGCgaagggaaggcaggagggcacttccaggggcaggaggagcacGGAGACTAGATGGGTCCGGGGGTcctgaggggctggagaacatGTCTCAGAGAGGAGCCTGGCCTTGAGCTGCCTCTAGCAAAGGAAGGAGAAACAGCCTAGGTGGGTGAGGAGTTTGCTCGCGAGGGCTGACCGGCTCTCACTTCCCGGCGGCTGGATGCCTCGGGTGGTGACCCTTCTCCCTTTTGCTCCACAGCTTCATGACCAAAAAGGGCCATTCCGTATGTGCCAACCCCAGTGATGACTGGGTCCAGGACTACATCAAGGACCTGGAGGGAAATGAGTGACCCAGAAGTAGCGGAGAAGGGCATAGCTGGCCATCTTAAAGAGAAGAGGCCACGGCCCCCCTCTCAGCCCCAGCCACCTCTCAGGAGCCACCTTGCCTTGAATTAAAGACCTTGAATTcatgccctccctgccctcactcAGTTCTACCAAATCTACTCACTGGAGCCCAGCCGGGCTGGCACCCTCAGCATCggcctttgctctgcagaagtgtgGTCAGCTCTGGGTGCAAAAAACAGGTCAGGCCTctgatgggggtggagggaagctgAAGCCATCTTTACACAATTATTGTCAGGATGGTAACAGATACCATTGTCTTAGCGCTGTCTACCTTCCAAGCAGTAAGTAGCCTATGTGAATTATCTTACATGACATACACAAGTGTAAAGCTAAGAGTTGTCACCTGATTTTGCAGGTGAATCTTCATGAAGCCTTCTTTATAGCAGACAAACTTCAAAGCCCTTTGTTCTGTGCTGCTCCCAAGGCCTTCATTCCCAGCCGTCTGGGATAAGAATGATTCGTGAACTTATTCCATCCAACCCTTCCTCTCCACTTACATACATCAGGTTGTACTGTATCGTTAGAGTCATTTTTGTGTCCTCCACAAGGCCTAACAAAGCCTGGCCTATACCAGGTGCTCAcgaaatggatggatggatggatggatggaaggaaggaaggaaggaaggaaggaaggaaagaaggaaggaaggaaggaaggaaggaatgaggcaGGAACCAAGGGGAGGCTGTGCCCCATGAATTACACCCAGCTGCCTCCAAAGGCTCTCAGACCCATCTTCAGGGGACAAGGGGAAGTCCTATGTACTCAGAGTAAGAGCATGCCCAGTGTAGGCACTGTGGCCATCCTTCCCTGGCCACTGGCCTTCCAAGACCAGGGCCAAGAGGAGGCTTGTCTGCTAAAGGTACAACCAGGCTTCTCTAGACCTCCTTTCCTCCATAAACAGCAGCCAAGGGGGGACCCCACAGACATACCCTCCCTACCCTCATAAAAAGCCACAGCTTCACCACCACTAACTGTTTTGAACCCAGCAGGACTAAGTGCATTATACAACTTTTCCCTATTTATGAGCAGTCATGCCAAACAGCAAGGCCCATAAGGTCTCACTCTGCCCCTGCCTTCCTCTACTCTCATTTACTGAAACACTCCCCACTGTGTCTCTAAAGTTCGCAGTCCACTGACAGCAAAACCCCCTGTATCTTCCATCTCTCCTCTGAACTCTGCCTTCAACCCCAGGAATGGGGTCCTGACGCAGTGTGAAGAGAGAAGATGCTGAGGGACAGGTCAGCCCTGGTCAAGGCCAGGGGCATGGAAGCTGGAACTCTGGGACGCAGAAGTTAGTTGTCAGGTGCGTGAGGTTggagcgccccctgctggccatGGTATACAGGAGGGCTGGCCAACTAGACCTAAACTGTGTCTGAGTTCAAGgtccaaagattaaa from Ursus arctos isolate Adak ecotype North America unplaced genomic scaffold, UrsArc2.0 scaffold_24, whole genome shotgun sequence encodes the following:
- the LOC113268942 gene encoding C-C motif chemokine 14-like gives rise to the protein MIISQHLFSPGASEVPTRSALPLRLLPTRRMKVSPARRMKVSMAAISLLLILITCALGRKAEFSSRGPYHPAECCVSYIAQAIPRHRITDYYETSSQCSRPGIVFMTKKGHSVCANPSDDWVQDYIKDLEGNE